The following are encoded in a window of Caldicellulosiruptor danielii genomic DNA:
- a CDS encoding acyl-CoA carboxylase subunit beta, producing MTDKLKELKQKRERILKLGGEDKVKKQHDSKKLTCRERIEYLLDPGSFNEIDMFVEHRCQEFDMKDTFVPCDGVVTGYGTINGRKVFVYAQDFTSIGGSLGEMHAKKICKVLDLALKYGCPVIGINDSGGARIQEGVDALAGYGEIFYRNTMASGVIPQIAAIMGPCAGGAVYSPAIMDFIFMVDKTSQMFVTGPQVIKAVTGEEISFEELGGAYTHSSKSGVAHFIAEDEYHLLDMIKYLLSFIPSNNMEDPPFIMSSDSEKRLIPELESIIPSEPNKAYDVKEIIYKVVDNQEFLEVQPYFAQNVVVGFGRIGGFSIGIVANQPKVNAGVLDYDSSDKIARFVRFCDSFNIPIITFTDVPGFLPGVNQEHNGIIRHGAKVLYAYSEATVPKINVILRKAYGGAYIAMSSKHIGADFVFAWPTAEIAVMGPDGAANIIFRKEIQSAQNPEEERKRRIEEYTQKFANPYVAAARGYVDDVIEPQLTRNKIIEALKISITKREQRPPKKHGNIPL from the coding sequence ATGACAGACAAGCTCAAAGAGCTCAAGCAAAAGAGAGAAAGAATACTAAAGCTTGGTGGAGAAGATAAAGTAAAAAAACAGCATGATAGCAAAAAACTTACTTGTAGAGAGAGGATAGAATATTTACTTGACCCTGGAAGCTTCAATGAAATAGACATGTTTGTTGAGCACAGATGTCAAGAATTTGATATGAAAGATACATTTGTTCCTTGTGATGGTGTTGTAACAGGTTATGGAACAATCAACGGCAGAAAAGTATTTGTTTATGCCCAAGATTTTACATCCATAGGTGGTTCACTTGGAGAGATGCATGCAAAGAAGATTTGTAAAGTTTTGGACTTAGCGTTAAAATATGGTTGTCCAGTGATAGGTATAAATGATTCTGGTGGTGCAAGAATTCAAGAAGGTGTTGATGCATTAGCGGGGTATGGTGAAATCTTCTATAGAAATACCATGGCATCAGGTGTAATTCCACAAATTGCAGCTATCATGGGACCTTGTGCAGGTGGAGCTGTATACTCTCCTGCGATTATGGATTTTATTTTTATGGTGGATAAAACCAGCCAAATGTTTGTTACAGGACCTCAGGTTATAAAAGCTGTCACTGGGGAGGAAATATCATTTGAAGAGCTTGGAGGTGCTTACACCCACAGTTCAAAAAGCGGAGTTGCTCATTTTATTGCAGAGGATGAGTATCACCTGCTTGACATGATAAAGTATTTATTGTCATTTATACCCTCGAACAACATGGAAGACCCACCTTTTATAATGTCATCTGATTCAGAAAAAAGACTTATACCGGAGCTTGAAAGTATAATTCCGTCAGAGCCAAACAAAGCTTATGATGTAAAAGAAATAATTTATAAAGTAGTAGACAACCAAGAATTTTTAGAGGTACAACCTTATTTTGCTCAAAATGTTGTTGTAGGATTTGGTAGAATAGGGGGGTTTAGTATAGGGATTGTAGCAAATCAGCCTAAAGTGAACGCTGGAGTGCTTGATTATGATTCATCTGACAAGATAGCGCGATTTGTAAGATTTTGCGATTCTTTCAATATTCCTATAATAACATTTACAGACGTGCCTGGATTTTTGCCAGGTGTTAACCAAGAGCACAATGGAATAATTCGTCATGGAGCTAAGGTTTTGTATGCTTACTCGGAGGCGACAGTTCCCAAAATAAATGTAATTTTGAGAAAAGCATATGGTGGTGCTTACATTGCAATGAGCAGCAAACACATTGGTGCAGACTTTGTGTTTGCATGGCCAACTGCCGAGATAGCTGTTATGGGACCAGATGGTGCTGCAAATATTATATTTAGAAAAGAGATACAAAGTGCTCAAAATCCTGAAGAGGAAAGAAAAAGAAGGATAGAAGAGTATACTCAAAAGTTTGCAAATCCATACGTTGCAGCTGCCCGTGGGTATGTTGATGATGTAATTGAGCCACAGCTTACCCGTAACAAAATTATTGAAGCGCTCAAAATTTCCATTACAAAAAGAGAGCAAAGGCCACCAAAAAAGCATGGTAATATCCCATTATAA
- the speB gene encoding agmatinase — protein MSFNLYKLFFPCATENYQTSTIVLAGIPMDFTVSFKPGSRFAPAKIREVSIELEEYSIYQDKSLYDKTFCDMGDLELPFGNIERSIETIYQFACKLFEEKKVPIFLGGEHLISYPLIKAAANSNDGEFYVLHFDAHADMRDEYLGEKFSHATVMRRVGEVIGFKNIYQFGIRSGSKEEIEFAKKNSNFYFIDKWDEINNVIKDLKGKRVYLSIDIDVFDPAFAPGTGTPEPGGILSSDFFDILLKLKDLDIIGADIVEVAPYYDISDRTALLAAKIVRELILMMG, from the coding sequence ATGAGCTTTAATCTCTACAAACTTTTTTTTCCATGTGCAACAGAAAATTATCAAACAAGTACCATAGTTTTAGCAGGAATTCCAATGGATTTCACAGTGAGCTTTAAACCTGGCTCACGTTTTGCTCCTGCAAAAATAAGAGAAGTCTCTATAGAGCTGGAGGAGTATTCTATCTATCAGGACAAAAGCCTTTATGACAAGACTTTTTGTGATATGGGTGATCTGGAACTTCCTTTTGGAAATATTGAAAGAAGTATTGAAACAATATACCAATTTGCATGTAAGCTATTTGAAGAGAAAAAAGTCCCTATTTTCTTAGGTGGTGAACATCTGATCAGCTATCCTCTAATAAAAGCGGCTGCAAACTCAAATGATGGGGAATTTTATGTACTTCACTTTGATGCTCATGCTGATATGAGAGACGAGTATCTTGGTGAAAAGTTTTCACATGCCACTGTCATGAGAAGAGTGGGTGAGGTAATAGGTTTTAAGAATATATACCAATTCGGTATAAGGTCTGGGTCTAAAGAAGAAATTGAATTTGCGAAAAAGAATAGTAATTTTTATTTTATTGACAAGTGGGATGAAATTAATAATGTTATAAAAGATTTAAAAGGCAAGAGGGTATATCTGTCGATAGATATAGATGTTTTTGACCCGGCTTTTGCCCCTGGTACAGGAACACCTGAACCAGGTGGAATTCTATCTTCGGACTTTTTTGACATTTTACTTAAATTAAAAGACCTTGACATAATAGGGGCAGACATAGTGGAAGTTGCTCCATATTATGATATTTCTGACAGAACAGCACTACTTGCTGCAAAGATAGTAAGAGAACTTATATTGATGATGGGGTAA
- a CDS encoding biotin/lipoyl-containing protein, with product MRKFKVKINDQEFVVEVEEIGVENATPVVPKPKIGHFEPRQEKHEDKAKQSSVPSSDKNSVVAQLPGTIVKLLKSEGDVVDVNELVLILEAMKMENEITAPVKGKIKRIHVKEGQKVAKGDLLFEIE from the coding sequence ATGAGAAAGTTCAAGGTGAAGATTAATGACCAAGAATTTGTTGTAGAAGTGGAAGAAATAGGAGTTGAAAATGCTACTCCTGTTGTGCCAAAACCTAAGATTGGCCATTTTGAGCCGAGGCAGGAAAAGCATGAAGATAAAGCAAAACAAAGCTCTGTACCTTCCTCTGATAAAAATTCAGTTGTTGCCCAGCTTCCGGGTACTATTGTAAAGCTGCTGAAAAGTGAAGGTGATGTTGTGGATGTAAATGAACTTGTTTTAATTCTTGAAGCCATGAAAATGGAAAATGAAATAACTGCACCTGTCAAAGGAAAAATTAAAAGGATACATGTAAAGGAAGGGCAGAAGGTAGCAAAAGGAGATTTGCTGTTTGAAATAGAGTAA
- a CDS encoding oxaloacetate decarboxylase subunit alpha codes for MGVKITETILRDAHQSLIATRMTTEQMLEIAPVLDQVGYYSVECWGGATFDACLRFFNEDPWERLKKLKTAFKRTKLQMLLRGQNLVGYRHYADDVVEEFVKKAIYYGIDIIRIFDALNDIRNIEMALKVTKKEKGHAQVAISYTVSPYHTIKNYVNLAKQIEDLGADSICIKDMAGLLSPFDAYQLIKALKEQVKIPIHLHTHYTTGFGSMTYLKAIEAGVDGIDTALSPLALGTSQPPTETIVYALENTEYAPKLDLEKINEVSEYFKVLREEYIKKGLLDPKVLSVDINALHYQIPGGMLSNLISQLKEQGQEDKLDEVLKEVPEVRKDFGYPPLVTPTSQIVGTQAVLNVVAGERYKLVTKETKAYFKGEYGKPPAPVNEEVKRKILKDEKEITCRPADLILPELENAKEKINEYIENDTDVVTYCLFPQLAENFFKLRFAKKYKVDVDLVQGNKVYPV; via the coding sequence ATGGGGGTAAAAATAACAGAAACAATACTCAGAGATGCTCATCAGTCACTCATTGCGACGCGTATGACAACTGAACAGATGCTTGAGATTGCTCCTGTGCTTGACCAAGTTGGTTATTATTCGGTTGAGTGTTGGGGCGGTGCTACATTTGATGCGTGTTTGAGGTTTTTCAATGAAGACCCGTGGGAAAGATTAAAAAAGCTGAAAACTGCTTTTAAAAGGACAAAGCTCCAGATGCTTCTTCGAGGACAAAATCTTGTTGGTTACAGGCACTACGCTGACGATGTTGTTGAAGAGTTTGTAAAAAAGGCTATATACTATGGCATTGATATTATAAGAATATTTGATGCGCTCAATGACATTCGGAATATTGAAATGGCTCTAAAAGTAACAAAAAAAGAAAAAGGACATGCCCAGGTTGCTATATCATACACTGTCTCTCCTTATCATACTATTAAAAATTATGTAAATTTGGCAAAGCAAATAGAAGATCTTGGAGCAGATTCTATTTGTATAAAAGATATGGCTGGGCTTCTCTCTCCATTTGATGCTTATCAACTTATAAAAGCGTTAAAAGAACAGGTAAAGATCCCTATTCATCTTCACACACATTACACCACAGGATTTGGTTCAATGACATATTTGAAAGCTATCGAAGCAGGTGTGGATGGTATTGACACTGCTTTATCTCCGCTTGCATTGGGCACTTCCCAGCCGCCAACCGAAACAATTGTATATGCACTTGAAAACACAGAATATGCTCCAAAACTTGATTTAGAAAAGATAAACGAAGTAAGCGAATATTTTAAAGTACTCAGAGAAGAGTATATAAAAAAAGGGCTTCTTGACCCGAAAGTTTTAAGTGTTGATATAAACGCTCTTCATTATCAGATACCTGGCGGAATGCTGTCAAACCTTATTTCTCAATTAAAAGAACAAGGACAGGAAGACAAGTTAGATGAGGTTTTAAAAGAAGTTCCTGAGGTTCGAAAAGATTTTGGATATCCGCCACTTGTAACTCCTACAAGTCAAATTGTTGGAACACAAGCTGTTTTGAATGTTGTAGCAGGAGAGAGATACAAGCTTGTCACAAAGGAGACAAAAGCGTATTTTAAAGGTGAGTACGGGAAACCTCCAGCTCCTGTAAATGAAGAAGTGAAAAGAAAAATCTTGAAAGACGAAAAAGAGATAACCTGCAGACCCGCAGATTTAATTTTGCCAGAGCTTGAAAATGCAAAAGAAAAGATTAATGAGTATATTGAAAATGATACTGATGTGGTAACTTACTGTTTATTCCCTCAACTTGCAGAAAATTTTTTCAAGTTAAGGT